One Motacilla alba alba isolate MOTALB_02 chromosome 15, Motacilla_alba_V1.0_pri, whole genome shotgun sequence DNA segment encodes these proteins:
- the LOC119707311 gene encoding synaptic vesicle 2-related protein isoform X2, with amino-acid sequence MEEDLFQLKQLPVVKFRRTGESSRSEEDGISGEHEVQIEGVRTELEPVELGDGAAVPKEFANPTDDTFMVEDAVEAIGFGKFQWKLSVITGLAWMADAMEMMILSILAPQLHCEWRLPSWQVALLTSVVFVGMMSSSTLWGNISDQYGRKTGLKISVLWTLYYGILSGFAPIYSWILVLRGLVGFGIGGVPQSVTLYAEFLPMKARAKCILLIEVFWALGTVFEVLLAVVVMPTLGWRWLLILSALPLLLFAGLCFWLPESARYDVLSGNQEKALATLKRIATENGAPMPLGKLVVSRQEDRGKMRDLFTPHFRWTTLLLWFIWFSNAFSYYGLVLLTTELFQAGDVCSISSRRQEVKAKCSLTCEYLTEEDYTDLLWTTLSEFPGVLVTLWIIDRIGRKKTMALSFLVFSFCSLLLFLCVGRNVLTVLLFIARAFISGGFQAAYVYTPEVYPTATRALGLGTCSGMARVGALITPFIAQVMLESSVYLTLLVYSGCCLLAALASCFLPIETKGRGLQESSHKEWGQEMVGRGSHSPGESQE; translated from the exons ATGGAGGAGGATTTGTTCCAGCTGAAGCAGCTGCC gGTGGTGAAGTTCCGCCGCACGGGGGAGAGCTCGAGGTCGGAGGAGGATGGAATTTCGGGAGAGCACGAGGTGCAGATCGAGGGCGTGAGGACGGAGCTGGAGCCCGTGGAgctgggggatggagctgcGGTGCCCAAGGAATTCGCCAACCCCACCGACG ataCTTTCATGGTGGAGGATGCAGTGGAAGCCATTGGATTTGGGAAGTTCCAGTGGAAGCTCTCTGTCATTACTGGATTGGCATGG ATGGCAGATGCCATGGAAATGATGATTTTAAGTATCCTTGCTCCTCAGCTGCACTGTGAGTGGCGCTTACCCAGCTGGCAGGTTGCATTGCTCACCTCG GTGGTGTTTGTGGGAATGATGTCCAGCTCCACGCTCTGGGGAAATATTTCAGACCAGTATGGGAGGAAAACA GGCCTGAAGATCAGCGTGTTGTGGACGCTCTATTATGGGATCCTCAGTGGATTTGCTCCCATTTACAGCTGGATCCTGGTGCTGAGGGGCCTGGTGGGCTTTGGGATTGGAGGAGTGCCTCAGTC GGTAACTTTATATGCTGAGTTCCTTCCAATGAAAGCCAgagcaaaatgcattttattaataGAG GTGTTCTGGGCCCTTGGGACTGTGTTTGAAGTGCTCCTGGCAGTGGTGGTGATGCCCACGCTCGGCTGGCGCTGGCTCCTCatcctctctgccctcccactCCTGCTCTTTGCTGGCCTGTGTTTT TGGCTGCCAGAAAGTGCCAGGTATGATGTGTTATCTGGGAACCAGGAGAAGGCTCTGGCCACTTTGAAGAGGATTGCCACAGAAAATGGAGCTCCAATGCCCTTGGGAAAGCTGGTGGTTTCCAGGCAG GAGGACCGAGGCAAAATGAGGGATCTTTTCACCCCCCATTTCCGCTGGACCACGTTGTTGCTCTGGTTTATTtg GTTTTCCAATGCTTTTTCATATTATGGGTTAGTTTTATTAACTACAGAGCTCTTCCAAGCAGGAGATGTTTGCAGCA TATCCAGCAGAAGGCAAGAAGTAAAAGCCAAGTGCAGCCTGACCTGTGAGTACCTGACAGAGGAAGATTACACTGACCTGCTCTGGACAACCCTGTCAGAATTCCCTG GTGTGTTGGTGACCCTGTGGATCATCGACCGCATTGGCCGCAAGAAAACCATGGCCCTGTCCTTCCTTGTCTTCTccttctgcagcctcctgctctttctctgtGTTGGAAG GAATGTTCTTACTGTGCTGCTCTTCATTGCAAGAGCTTTTATTTCAGGAGGATTTCAGGCTGCCTATGTTTACACTCCTGAG GTTTATCCCACAGCCACACGTGCTTTGGGCCTGGGAACGTGCAGTGGAATGGCCAGAGTGGGAGCCCTCATAACCCCGTTCATTGCACAG GTGATGTTGGAATCTTCAGTCTACCTGACTCTGCTGGTTTacagtggctgctgcctgctggctgccctggccTCCTGCTTCCTGCCCATCGAGACCAAGGGCCGTGGCCTGCAGGAGTCCAGCCACAAGGAATGGGGCCAGGAGATGGTGGGCAGAGGATCTCATTCCCCAGGGGAATCACAGGAATGA
- the LOC119707311 gene encoding synaptic vesicle 2-related protein isoform X1: MQKGFQSSQLENPPGRIHPRFFCAFRVVKFRRTGESSRSEEDGISGEHEVQIEGVRTELEPVELGDGAAVPKEFANPTDDTFMVEDAVEAIGFGKFQWKLSVITGLAWMADAMEMMILSILAPQLHCEWRLPSWQVALLTSVVFVGMMSSSTLWGNISDQYGRKTGLKISVLWTLYYGILSGFAPIYSWILVLRGLVGFGIGGVPQSVTLYAEFLPMKARAKCILLIEVFWALGTVFEVLLAVVVMPTLGWRWLLILSALPLLLFAGLCFWLPESARYDVLSGNQEKALATLKRIATENGAPMPLGKLVVSRQEDRGKMRDLFTPHFRWTTLLLWFIWFSNAFSYYGLVLLTTELFQAGDVCSISSRRQEVKAKCSLTCEYLTEEDYTDLLWTTLSEFPGVLVTLWIIDRIGRKKTMALSFLVFSFCSLLLFLCVGRNVLTVLLFIARAFISGGFQAAYVYTPEVYPTATRALGLGTCSGMARVGALITPFIAQVMLESSVYLTLLVYSGCCLLAALASCFLPIETKGRGLQESSHKEWGQEMVGRGSHSPGESQE; the protein is encoded by the exons ATGCAGAAGGGATTTCAGTCCTCCCAGCTGGAAAATCCTCCTGGAAGGATCCATCCCaggtttttttgtgctttcaggGTGGTGAAGTTCCGCCGCACGGGGGAGAGCTCGAGGTCGGAGGAGGATGGAATTTCGGGAGAGCACGAGGTGCAGATCGAGGGCGTGAGGACGGAGCTGGAGCCCGTGGAgctgggggatggagctgcGGTGCCCAAGGAATTCGCCAACCCCACCGACG ataCTTTCATGGTGGAGGATGCAGTGGAAGCCATTGGATTTGGGAAGTTCCAGTGGAAGCTCTCTGTCATTACTGGATTGGCATGG ATGGCAGATGCCATGGAAATGATGATTTTAAGTATCCTTGCTCCTCAGCTGCACTGTGAGTGGCGCTTACCCAGCTGGCAGGTTGCATTGCTCACCTCG GTGGTGTTTGTGGGAATGATGTCCAGCTCCACGCTCTGGGGAAATATTTCAGACCAGTATGGGAGGAAAACA GGCCTGAAGATCAGCGTGTTGTGGACGCTCTATTATGGGATCCTCAGTGGATTTGCTCCCATTTACAGCTGGATCCTGGTGCTGAGGGGCCTGGTGGGCTTTGGGATTGGAGGAGTGCCTCAGTC GGTAACTTTATATGCTGAGTTCCTTCCAATGAAAGCCAgagcaaaatgcattttattaataGAG GTGTTCTGGGCCCTTGGGACTGTGTTTGAAGTGCTCCTGGCAGTGGTGGTGATGCCCACGCTCGGCTGGCGCTGGCTCCTCatcctctctgccctcccactCCTGCTCTTTGCTGGCCTGTGTTTT TGGCTGCCAGAAAGTGCCAGGTATGATGTGTTATCTGGGAACCAGGAGAAGGCTCTGGCCACTTTGAAGAGGATTGCCACAGAAAATGGAGCTCCAATGCCCTTGGGAAAGCTGGTGGTTTCCAGGCAG GAGGACCGAGGCAAAATGAGGGATCTTTTCACCCCCCATTTCCGCTGGACCACGTTGTTGCTCTGGTTTATTtg GTTTTCCAATGCTTTTTCATATTATGGGTTAGTTTTATTAACTACAGAGCTCTTCCAAGCAGGAGATGTTTGCAGCA TATCCAGCAGAAGGCAAGAAGTAAAAGCCAAGTGCAGCCTGACCTGTGAGTACCTGACAGAGGAAGATTACACTGACCTGCTCTGGACAACCCTGTCAGAATTCCCTG GTGTGTTGGTGACCCTGTGGATCATCGACCGCATTGGCCGCAAGAAAACCATGGCCCTGTCCTTCCTTGTCTTCTccttctgcagcctcctgctctttctctgtGTTGGAAG GAATGTTCTTACTGTGCTGCTCTTCATTGCAAGAGCTTTTATTTCAGGAGGATTTCAGGCTGCCTATGTTTACACTCCTGAG GTTTATCCCACAGCCACACGTGCTTTGGGCCTGGGAACGTGCAGTGGAATGGCCAGAGTGGGAGCCCTCATAACCCCGTTCATTGCACAG GTGATGTTGGAATCTTCAGTCTACCTGACTCTGCTGGTTTacagtggctgctgcctgctggctgccctggccTCCTGCTTCCTGCCCATCGAGACCAAGGGCCGTGGCCTGCAGGAGTCCAGCCACAAGGAATGGGGCCAGGAGATGGTGGGCAGAGGATCTCATTCCCCAGGGGAATCACAGGAATGA
- the LOC119707311 gene encoding synaptic vesicle 2-related protein isoform X3 has product MVEDAVEAIGFGKFQWKLSVITGLAWMADAMEMMILSILAPQLHCEWRLPSWQVALLTSVVFVGMMSSSTLWGNISDQYGRKTGLKISVLWTLYYGILSGFAPIYSWILVLRGLVGFGIGGVPQSVTLYAEFLPMKARAKCILLIEVFWALGTVFEVLLAVVVMPTLGWRWLLILSALPLLLFAGLCFWLPESARYDVLSGNQEKALATLKRIATENGAPMPLGKLVVSRQEDRGKMRDLFTPHFRWTTLLLWFIWFSNAFSYYGLVLLTTELFQAGDVCSISSRRQEVKAKCSLTCEYLTEEDYTDLLWTTLSEFPGVLVTLWIIDRIGRKKTMALSFLVFSFCSLLLFLCVGRNVLTVLLFIARAFISGGFQAAYVYTPEVYPTATRALGLGTCSGMARVGALITPFIAQVMLESSVYLTLLVYSGCCLLAALASCFLPIETKGRGLQESSHKEWGQEMVGRGSHSPGESQE; this is encoded by the exons ATGGTGGAGGATGCAGTGGAAGCCATTGGATTTGGGAAGTTCCAGTGGAAGCTCTCTGTCATTACTGGATTGGCATGG ATGGCAGATGCCATGGAAATGATGATTTTAAGTATCCTTGCTCCTCAGCTGCACTGTGAGTGGCGCTTACCCAGCTGGCAGGTTGCATTGCTCACCTCG GTGGTGTTTGTGGGAATGATGTCCAGCTCCACGCTCTGGGGAAATATTTCAGACCAGTATGGGAGGAAAACA GGCCTGAAGATCAGCGTGTTGTGGACGCTCTATTATGGGATCCTCAGTGGATTTGCTCCCATTTACAGCTGGATCCTGGTGCTGAGGGGCCTGGTGGGCTTTGGGATTGGAGGAGTGCCTCAGTC GGTAACTTTATATGCTGAGTTCCTTCCAATGAAAGCCAgagcaaaatgcattttattaataGAG GTGTTCTGGGCCCTTGGGACTGTGTTTGAAGTGCTCCTGGCAGTGGTGGTGATGCCCACGCTCGGCTGGCGCTGGCTCCTCatcctctctgccctcccactCCTGCTCTTTGCTGGCCTGTGTTTT TGGCTGCCAGAAAGTGCCAGGTATGATGTGTTATCTGGGAACCAGGAGAAGGCTCTGGCCACTTTGAAGAGGATTGCCACAGAAAATGGAGCTCCAATGCCCTTGGGAAAGCTGGTGGTTTCCAGGCAG GAGGACCGAGGCAAAATGAGGGATCTTTTCACCCCCCATTTCCGCTGGACCACGTTGTTGCTCTGGTTTATTtg GTTTTCCAATGCTTTTTCATATTATGGGTTAGTTTTATTAACTACAGAGCTCTTCCAAGCAGGAGATGTTTGCAGCA TATCCAGCAGAAGGCAAGAAGTAAAAGCCAAGTGCAGCCTGACCTGTGAGTACCTGACAGAGGAAGATTACACTGACCTGCTCTGGACAACCCTGTCAGAATTCCCTG GTGTGTTGGTGACCCTGTGGATCATCGACCGCATTGGCCGCAAGAAAACCATGGCCCTGTCCTTCCTTGTCTTCTccttctgcagcctcctgctctttctctgtGTTGGAAG GAATGTTCTTACTGTGCTGCTCTTCATTGCAAGAGCTTTTATTTCAGGAGGATTTCAGGCTGCCTATGTTTACACTCCTGAG GTTTATCCCACAGCCACACGTGCTTTGGGCCTGGGAACGTGCAGTGGAATGGCCAGAGTGGGAGCCCTCATAACCCCGTTCATTGCACAG GTGATGTTGGAATCTTCAGTCTACCTGACTCTGCTGGTTTacagtggctgctgcctgctggctgccctggccTCCTGCTTCCTGCCCATCGAGACCAAGGGCCGTGGCCTGCAGGAGTCCAGCCACAAGGAATGGGGCCAGGAGATGGTGGGCAGAGGATCTCATTCCCCAGGGGAATCACAGGAATGA